GCCGGCGACACCGTGTGTAACGGTTGGCGGCGTCGCCGATTTCAACTGCCTGCACAACTTCGATGTCGCCCACAACTCCTTCAGCCTGAATATGGCCAAGCTGGCGCTCGAGAAAAAGCCGACGCCCGACAGCCGCGGCGGCTTCCGCGTCGACCTCGCCTATGGCCAGTCAGCTGCCATCATCGGCGGCTACGATACGGCCCCGGCCGCGGTGAACAGCACGATCGAGCAGGCCTATCTGAGCTACCTGGCTCCCACCAAGAAGGGATCGCTGCAGTTTGACTTCGGCAAGTTCGTCACGCCGGCCGGCGCCGAAGTCATCGAGACGAAAGACAACTGGAACTACTCGCGTTCGCTGCTGTTCTCGCTGGCCATCCCCTATTACCACGAAGGCGTGCGGATGAACTATTCGCCGAACGACAAGGTGACCGTCGGCGCCCAGTTGACCAACGGCTGGAACGACGTCGTCGACAACAACAGCGGGAAAACCGTCGCGTTCGTCGCGACCCTGAAACCAACGGCCAAGGTTTCCTGGAGTGTGAACTACCTCGTCGGCCCCGAACAGGCCATCGAGAGCAGTCCGACCAGGAATCTCTTCGACACGACGTTCTCGTTCACGGCCACGCCGAAGGTCAGCCTGATGCTGAACTACGACTACGGCTCGGACAAGATCAATGACAGCGGCGTCAGCTGGCAGGGCGTCGCCGGCTACGCGAAGCTCTCGCCCAACGCGTGGTTCTCGCTGGTGCCGCGCGTCGAGTTCCTCAAGGACGGCGACGGCTTCATGACCGGCACGTCGCAGAATCTCCAGGAGTTCACGCTGACGGCGGAGTTCAAACACAAGGACGGCGTGCTGATGCGGATCGAGTACCGCAACGATCACGCCGACACCGACTACTTCATCAAGGAGACCGACGAGAAAGTCAGGAACCAGAGCGTCTTCACGATCGGCTGGGTCTACGCCTTCAGCTCGAAGACCCCCTAGCGCGGAACACCGCGGCCGGCGCCTGATCCTCCGCACGAGACCTGCTGCGGGATCCGGCCCGGCCGCCCTATGATCACGCGCCGACGTAACGCGGCTGACGGCGCCTCAGGCGCCGGGCAACGGGGCCGGCAGATCGGATTCGCCCATCAGGAACAGATCGACGCCGCGGGCGCAGCTTCGACCCTCGGCGATCGCCCAGACGATGAGCGACTGGCCGCGCTGCATGTCGCCGGCGGTGAACACGCCGGGCACGCTGGTCATCCAGTCGCTATCGCGCCACACCGTGCCGCGATCGGTCAGCCGCAGCCCGAACTGCTGCACCGGACCGGCCGTCTCGGGACCGGTGAAGCCCATCGCCAGCAGGACCAGATCCGCCGGCACCTCGAACGCCGATGCGGCGACCGGCGCGAACACGGTGCGGCCGGCCACGATCGACGGCTCGACCCGT
This sequence is a window from Vicinamibacterales bacterium. Protein-coding genes within it:
- a CDS encoding porin, translated to MSKIMSMITKRVAASVTGTSLATAAVMLLLAGSAAAQSPPPPPPPDPQADKPAENPTLAFFKNTELSGFVDTYYAYNFNKPATPCVTVGGVADFNCLHNFDVAHNSFSLNMAKLALEKKPTPDSRGGFRVDLAYGQSAAIIGGYDTAPAAVNSTIEQAYLSYLAPTKKGSLQFDFGKFVTPAGAEVIETKDNWNYSRSLLFSLAIPYYHEGVRMNYSPNDKVTVGAQLTNGWNDVVDNNSGKTVAFVATLKPTAKVSWSVNYLVGPEQAIESSPTRNLFDTTFSFTATPKVSLMLNYDYGSDKINDSGVSWQGVAGYAKLSPNAWFSLVPRVEFLKDGDGFMTGTSQNLQEFTLTAEFKHKDGVLMRIEYRNDHADTDYFIKETDEKVRNQSVFTIGWVYAFSSKTP